A single genomic interval of Danio aesculapii chromosome 5, fDanAes4.1, whole genome shotgun sequence harbors:
- the tlcd5b gene encoding TLC domain-containing protein 5, whose amino-acid sequence MPLFIVEMSCSLIGWLFLYLLLCHLNSGRDSEWNCRLVTLLHGILIICLTAYIGFIAGPWPFTHPGTENTYLQILTLVLSLGYFLFDMAWCVYFRTEGPVMLAHHTMSIFGILLALGLDESGIETCAVLFGSEITNPLLQARWFLKRMGRYDSLAGDVVDLLFILLFASVRIGVGSRMLYCELTSPKPSLIVKVGGVAIYTLSWIFMVDIARFACRKTCGKYRRWKEQYKLDDVNGHAVKIK is encoded by the exons ATGCCTTTGTTTATAGTGGAGATGAGCTGCAGCCTGATTGGCTGGCTCTTTCTGTACCTGTTGCTGTGTCACTTGAACAGTGGGAGGGACTCTGAGTGGAACTGCAGGCTGGTCACTCTGCTTCATGGCATCCTGATCATTTGTCTGACTGCATACATTGGTTTTATTGCTGGGCCATGGCCTTTCACACACCCAG GCACAGAAAACACATACCTCCAGATCTTGACTCTAGTTCTCAGCCTGGGATACTTCCTCTTTGACATGGCCTGGTGTGTGTATTTCCGTACAGAGGGTCCGGTGATGTTGGCCCACCACACCATGAGCATCTTTGGAATCCTGCTGGCACTGGGACTGGATGAGTCAGGCATCGAGACCTGCGCCGTCCTCTTTGGCAGTGAGATCACCAACCCACTCCTGCAGGCGCGCTGGTTCCTCAAGCGCATGGGCCGCTATGACAGTTTAGCTGGAGATGTGGTGGACCTACTCTTCATTCTTCTGTTTGCCTCAGTGAGGATCGGCGTTGGGAGCAGAATGCTGTACTGCGAATTAACTTCTCCAAAGCCATCGCTCATAGTCAAAGTTGGTGGGGTGGCAATTTACACTCTCTCATGGATCTTCATGGTAGACATTGCACGGTTTGCTTGCAGGAAAACTTGtggtaaatacagacgatggaagGAGCAGTACAAGCTGGATGATGTTAACGGACatgctgttaaaataaaataa